TATTATGAAGTTAACAAGATGGATTTTCAAAAGATAGAAAAGAAAAGTGAGATCATATGAAGGAACTTATCGAGCCATTAAGAGGATTTAGGGACTATATACCTCCAGATAGCGATATAATTACATGGATATGTGATAGCTTTAAGATTATCGTTAAGAGATTTGGCTATAAGGAGATTAAGACACCCACATTAGAGAATTTCAAGCTGTTTGCCCTTAAATCTGGTGAAGAGATTAGAGAATCTATGTTTGTATTCAAGGATAAGGCAGAAAGGGAAGTAGCTTTAAGGCCTGAGGTTACACCGAGTGTTATTAGGGTATATCTAAGAGAACTGAGAAATATCCCTAAGCCATTAAGATTGTTCTACATAGCTAATGTATTTAGATACGATGAACCACAGTTTGGAAGATATAGAGAGTTTACGCAAGCTGGGGTAGAAATTCTTGGAGCTGATGGACTTAACTATGATGTTGAGCTTATAGAGATACTTGAGGAATTCTATGATTCTATAGGTATTAAAGAAAGGATGTATAAGGTTAATAATGTAGCTATATTTAGAGAGCTTGCAAAAAGGGCAAGACTTAATGAAGATGAGATAGAGAGGATGTTTCATTTTCTAGATAAGGGAAGGTTTAACGATGTTATAAATATATTTAAGGAGAAAGGAGCTGTGAAAGAGGCACAGGTTATAGAGTATCTATATAGAGAGAGACAAAGAGATATCACAGCTATTATCAATATGCTAGAGGGATACAATGAATACAAAGAGATTCAAAAACATGTAGAAACATTGATGAGGTATATAGATATGGGTAAAGCAATAGGAGCTAAAATATATGTAGATCCTGCTTTTGCCCGTGGAATAGCATACTATACAGGGATAATATTTGAGGTTATGGTTCCAAATATGTCTATAAGTATAGCTGGTGGTGGTAGATATGACAATCTAACAACAGTATATGGTGGAGAAGAACTTAGTTCTACAGGTTTTGCTATAGGTGTTGAAAGAACATTTCTAGCTCTTAGAAATAATATAGAGATAGATCTTGGCTATCCAAAAACATTAGTACTACTTTTATCGAATGATATAGAGGGTTTTACTAAGATGTATAACGTTGTTAAGATGTTGAGAAGGCAGGGAATTTCAATACAATTTGAAGTCTTAGAATCTGCACAGAGATTGAGTAGATGGCTAGAATATGCGTCTAAGCAAGGATTTAATTATGTTATTATAGTTGGTAGAAAAGAGATGGAGAAAAATGTAGTAGTTATAAGGGATATGAAGAAATGGACTCAGGAGGAAGTACCCTTAGATATGTTAAGAGAATTCCTGGTGAAAAAATGATGGAGAGCGTAAAGGATGTAAAACTCTATAGGGGTATGGACATAGAGAAGCTTATAGAGATCTATAAGGATATCCATGGCTTTATGGCATCCCATCTATATGAAGCTATTGAGATAGTGAGAGAGATAAAAAAATCTTGTGATGTGAGAATAATTTCATTTACAGGTAATATAGTCTCTACAGGTGTTAGAGGTATTATAGCTCAGTTACTCAAGGAAAAGATATTCAATGTTGTTATAACGACATGCGGCACTCTTGATCATGATATTGCTAGAAGTTATGGAGGTAGATATCTGAAGGGATTTTTCGATGCTAATGATATTGAACTTCATAGGGAGGGTATTCATAGGCTTGGAAATATATTTATTCCTATAGATAGTTATGGACCTATAATAGAGAGTGTTGTTAGGAAGGTTCTCCAAGAGCTCTTGGATACTTATGGAAAGGATATATCGTGGGGTATTAGAGAGATAATATCTGAAATTGGCAAAAGAATAGATGATGAAAACTCTATACTTAGATCCGCATATATGTCTAATATACCAATATATGTTCCAGGGTTTCTAGATGGAGCTTTTGGTACAGCATTGTATATGTTTACACAGTTCAATCCTATAAAGATAGATGTATTCAAGGATCAGAAAGAACTTTCAGATATAGTATTTGGAGCTAAGTGTATAGGTGCTTTAATTCTTGGTGGAGGAATAAGTAAGCATCATACGCTTTGGTGGGCGCAATTTCATGGGGGGTTAGACTATGCTGTATATGTTACAACAGCTACAGAGTGGGATGGATCACTAAGTGGTGCAAGACCTAGAGAGGCTATTAGTTGGGGTAAGATTAAGGAGGTAGCTAGGAATGTTGTTGTATATGCTGATGTAACACTTGTTTTACCGCTAATAGCATATGCAGCTCTATATATGTAGATACATTTTCAATTCTTACTATATAGATATTTAATCATCTTGCTTATTAATTCGCCCAAAGATATTAGTATTATAGTAGTGAGTAGGGAATGAGTGCAACGGCTGAGAAGTTCAGGAGTATTAGTCCGGCAGAGTTTTTCTATAGAAATAAGGAGATAGCTGGATTTGCAAATCCTGCAAGAGCTCTATACCAAGCTGTAAGAGAGCTTGTGGAGAATGCATTAGATGCTACAGATGCTCATGGAATACTGCCAAATATTGAGGTAAGTATTGAGAGGGATTCAGTAAAGCAGTATGTATATAGAATATCTGTAAAAGATAATGGCATAGGTATACCTGAGAAATATATTCCTGAGGCATTTGGAAAAGTATTATTCAGTTCTAAGTATGTACTTAGACAAACTAGAGGATTATTTGGTCTAGGAGCAAAGATGGTTATATTGTATGGCCAGATGACTGTGGGTGAACCAGCGGAGATAATTTCTGCCGCAATAAACTCTAGGAGGATATACTCATATAGAATAATGATAGATGTTAGAGAAAATAAACCTATAATAGTTTCAAAAGGTGTATGGCCTAATAATACGGGATGGCATGGCACTATGGTTAAGGTTGCTATTGAGGGAGATTGGAGTAGGGCTAAGCAAAAGATCTTAGACTATATAAAGAGAACAGCAATCGTAACTCCATATGCTAATATAGTGTTTAAAACACCTGATGGTGAAATATATACATATTTAAGGGTTACAGAAACTATACCACCTCCACCAAGAGAAACAAAACCTCATCCTCATGGAGTTGATCTAGAACTCATAAAGACCATGATAAGCGAAACAAAAGCTCAAAGACTTATAGACTTTATATCTGAGGAGTTTCAAGGCGTTGGAAATGTCATTGCAGAAAGATTTTTAACAAAATATGGTTTTGATCCATCTAAGGATCCAAAGACACTTTCTAAAGAGGAGCTCGAGCTCTTGGTAAAGGCTTTAAAAGAGTTCAACGAATTTAGAAAGCCTAGAGCAGATCACTTATCTCCGATAGGTGCAGAGCTCATAAAGATAGGCTTGAATAGCATTCTAAAGCCGGAGTTTGTTGATGCAGTTACAAGAAAACCTGTAGTATATGAAGGACATTCAATAATTGTTGAGGTAGGTATAGCATATGGTGGTTCTATACAGCCTAGCGAAGAGGTGGTACTTCTTAGATATGCTAATAAGATTCCTCTTCTATATGACGAGAAAAGCGATGTTGCTTGGAAAGTAGTTTCAGAGAATATAGATTGGAGTTATTATGGTATAGTATTTCCTGCACCACTAGCTATATTGGTGCATATTTGTGGAACAAAAATACCCTATAAAGGTGTTGGTAAGGAGAGTATTGCTGAGGTTCCTGTGATAGAGAAGGAGATTGAGGAAGGTGTTAGACAGGTTGCAAGATCATTAAAGCTATATTTAGCTAGGAAACAAAAGGAGGAGGAGATGATGAGAAAGGCAGTAACAATAATTAAATATGTACCAGAGGTAGCAAGAAATCTAGCAGTATTATCTAAGGCTAACCCTGTAAGAATTGATGAGAAAGAATTAGAGATGAAAATATTTGAATTGGTTAAGCATAAGTATGGTGAATATCTCAACAACATATCTTCTCCATATGATATTGTAATAGGAATTGAATAGGTGATATAGATGAGTGAAATAGAGAAAAAGCTAATGTCGTCAGTGGATATAAGGGCAAGGCAAATAGCTGCAAATAAGCTTAGGGAATCTTTTGAAAAGATTATTGAAGCTATAATGAAAGGAGAAGAACCTGTACTGGTAATACCTAAGAGAACATTATCAAATACTATATATGATAGGGAGAGGGGTCTACTACTTTTAGGATCTGGCACATTTGAGAGAAGCTTCCTTGATGTTAAGGAAGCAAGAAAGTTTATGCAAACAATATTAATGGCTAGGATAATATATGAGGCTTTAGTAAACAATGAGTATCCAACGATAAGAGATCTATACTATAGAGGTAAGCATAGTATAAGGTATAGAGATCATAGAAATAATATTGTCGAGGAGAATACATGGGATGAACAGAAGGAGAGTGATGCTGTTCTCAGGGATATAGAGGTTTATGTAAATCTTCTTAGAGAAGAGATGCTTATATTGAGTAAGGAGAAGGGGAAGGTTGTAGGTGATATGAGGATAAAATCGGGTGATGATATTATCGACCTGAGTAAAATGGGGCATGGAGCCTATGCTATAGAATCTACACCAGATCTCATAGAATTCATAGATGTTAATGCAGAATTTGTATTAGTTGTAGAGAAGGATGCTGTATTTCAACAGCTTCATAGGGCAGGCTTCTGGAAGAGGTATAAGGCTATTCTTGTAACAAGTGCTGGACAACCAGATAGAGCTACGAGAAGATTTGTTAGAAGACTTAATGAGGAGTTAAAACTTCCGGTGTATATATTAACGGATGCAGATCCCTATGGATGGTATATATATAGTGTTTTTAGGATAGGATCAATAACATTATCATATGAATCCGAAAGATTGGCAACGCCAAGTGCTAAGTTTCTCGGTGTTAGTATGAGTGATATATTTGGTGATAAGACTACAGGTAAGAAGCCTTATCTTACTGAGTCGGAGAGGAAGAATTTCATAATTAAAGCGAAGAAGACTGATATAAAGAGAGCACAGGAGCTTTTAAACTATGAATGGTTTAAGACCGAGAAATGGACTAGAGAGATAAACATGTTCTTAGAGAAACAAAGCAAATTAGAGATAGAAGCTCTAACAGGAAAGGGTCTCTACTTCCTTATGGATAACTATATACCTACAAAAATAGAGACTAAAGACTTTATAGAGTAGACATAACAATGATTATTAAGAGTTATAAATGCTATACAAAACTACAGATATTGAAGCCGCCGTAGCTCAGCTTTGGGAGAGCGCCCGGCTGAAGAATATAAGAATTTAGATACCGGGAGGTCGGGGGTTCAAATCCCCCCGGCGGCATCTAATACATTAAATTAAATAGTTAAAGAAAATATTGGAGCCGGGGTGGCCGAGAGGTCTAAGGCGGCGGGCTGCAGTGGTTTCCGGCTAATATCCGCTCGTTGAGACCCGTTAATTCCCGGGTTCGAATCCCGGCCCCGGCTCTAAGTTTCTAATAACCATTAGAACTTATTAGGCGGAATTATAATGCTCTTATACTGGGCCCGTCGTCTAGTCTGGTAGGACGCCGCCCTTACGAGGCGGAGGTCCGGGGTTCAAATCCCCGCGGGCCCATATATCGGCATCCTATTTTCAATTATATGGTCTATAGTTTATAGTTAATGAGATATAGATTAAGAACTTTATATAGATGTATTTTAAAGATGTTAGAGTATGGTACTGTGTTTAAGGATCATTAACATAATTTTATGAGGTTCTACAATTAGTTGAAGGCATGGAACTAATTATGAGAAATTTGCAAGGATATTCTGTAGTATTGACCTCTATTCCAATTCTATAGTATGTTAATAGATTTTAATCTATTTCTTATATATGAAGCTTCATCACCAAATAAATTAATTGTATTGTTTAGAAGTGTTTGATCTAGTTTTAGCTCGTTTCTTTCTATAAGGTCCTTCATCATTAGTAGTTCATCGATATCTTGATTTGATCCTCTTCTCGCCTTAAGTACAGCCCAACATTCAGGAGCTATGTAGTCTATTTCTTCGTTAGCTATAGTTTTTCTACGTTTACATAGTTCTAGAGCATCATATGGTATATAGAAATCTAGGATATTTTCATATAGCTCAATAGTTATATCTATATCATTTATGTTCATGATTATGGATGGAGTTCCAAGTTCTGTTGTTCCAATACTCCATCCATTTTCATATGCTATTCTTCTAATTCTCTCTTCCTCTACTAATGGACTTAGACTTGTTACAAAAAGATCTATATC
Above is a genomic segment from Ignisphaera aggregans DSM 17230 containing:
- a CDS encoding DNA topoisomerase VI, B subunit (COGs: COG1389 DNA topoisomerase VI subunit B~InterPro IPR015320:IPR003594:IPR005734~KEGG: hbu:Hbut_0960 DNA topoisomerase VI subunit B~PFAM: DNA topoisomerase VI subunit B transducer; ATP-binding region ATPase domain protein~PRIAM: DNA topoisomerase (ATP-hydrolyzing)~SMART: ATP-binding region ATPase domain protein~SPTR: A2BLE7 Type II DNA topoisomerase VI subunit B~TIGRFAM: DNA topoisomerase VI, B subunit~PFAM: Topoisomerase VI B subunit, transducer; Histidine kinase-, DNA gyrase B-, and HSP90-like ATPase; Fibronectin-binding protein A N-terminus (FbpA)~TIGRFAM: DNA topoisomerase VI, B subunit), with product MSATAEKFRSISPAEFFYRNKEIAGFANPARALYQAVRELVENALDATDAHGILPNIEVSIERDSVKQYVYRISVKDNGIGIPEKYIPEAFGKVLFSSKYVLRQTRGLFGLGAKMVILYGQMTVGEPAEIISAAINSRRIYSYRIMIDVRENKPIIVSKGVWPNNTGWHGTMVKVAIEGDWSRAKQKILDYIKRTAIVTPYANIVFKTPDGEIYTYLRVTETIPPPPRETKPHPHGVDLELIKTMISETKAQRLIDFISEEFQGVGNVIAERFLTKYGFDPSKDPKTLSKEELELLVKALKEFNEFRKPRADHLSPIGAELIKIGLNSILKPEFVDAVTRKPVVYEGHSIIVEVGIAYGGSIQPSEEVVLLRYANKIPLLYDEKSDVAWKVVSENIDWSYYGIVFPAPLAILVHICGTKIPYKGVGKESIAEVPVIEKEIEEGVRQVARSLKLYLARKQKEEEMMRKAVTIIKYVPEVARNLAVLSKANPVRIDEKELEMKIFELVKHKYGEYLNNISSPYDIVIGIE
- a CDS encoding DNA topoisomerase (ATP-hydrolyzing) (COGs: COG1697 DNA topoisomerase VI subunit A~InterPro IPR002815:IPR004085:IPR013049~KEGG: hbu:Hbut_0961 DNA topoisomerase VI subunit A~PFAM: Spo11/DNA topoisomerase VI subunit A domain~PRIAM: DNA topoisomerase (ATP-hydrolyzing)~SPTR: A2BLE8 Type 2 DNA topoisomerase 6 subunit A~PFAM: Type IIB DNA topoisomerase) yields the protein MSEIEKKLMSSVDIRARQIAANKLRESFEKIIEAIMKGEEPVLVIPKRTLSNTIYDRERGLLLLGSGTFERSFLDVKEARKFMQTILMARIIYEALVNNEYPTIRDLYYRGKHSIRYRDHRNNIVEENTWDEQKESDAVLRDIEVYVNLLREEMLILSKEKGKVVGDMRIKSGDDIIDLSKMGHGAYAIESTPDLIEFIDVNAEFVLVVEKDAVFQQLHRAGFWKRYKAILVTSAGQPDRATRRFVRRLNEELKLPVYILTDADPYGWYIYSVFRIGSITLSYESERLATPSAKFLGVSMSDIFGDKTTGKKPYLTESERKNFIIKAKKTDIKRAQELLNYEWFKTEKWTREINMFLEKQSKLEIEALTGKGLYFLMDNYIPTKIETKDFIE
- a CDS encoding Protein of unknown function DUF2204 (COGs: COG4914 nucleotidyltransferase~InterPro IPR018700~KEGG: hbu:Hbut_1446 hypothetical protein~PFAM: Protein of unknown function DUF2204~SPTR: A2BMQ9 Conserved crenarchaeal protein~PFAM: Conserved Archaeal protein (DUF2204)); protein product: MSTYTVDHLAKAIKLLRRIGIDGVIIGNTCIYLELNERRLEGDIDLFVTSLSPLVEEERIRRIAYENGWSIGTTELGTPSIIMNINDIDITIELYENILDFYIPYDALELCKRRKTIANEEIDYIAPECWAVLKARRGSNQDIDELLMMKDLIERNELKLDQTLLNNTINLFGDEASYIRNRLKSINIL
- a CDS encoding deoxyhypusine synthase (COGs: COG1899 Deoxyhypusine synthase~InterPro IPR002773~KEGG: hbu:Hbut_0040 putative deoxyhypusine synthase~PFAM: deoxyhypusine synthase~PRIAM: Deoxyhypusine synthase~SPTR: A2BIV7 Deoxyhypusine synthase~PFAM: Deoxyhypusine synthase~TIGRFAM: deoxyhypusine synthase): MMESVKDVKLYRGMDIEKLIEIYKDIHGFMASHLYEAIEIVREIKKSCDVRIISFTGNIVSTGVRGIIAQLLKEKIFNVVITTCGTLDHDIARSYGGRYLKGFFDANDIELHREGIHRLGNIFIPIDSYGPIIESVVRKVLQELLDTYGKDISWGIREIISEIGKRIDDENSILRSAYMSNIPIYVPGFLDGAFGTALYMFTQFNPIKIDVFKDQKELSDIVFGAKCIGALILGGGISKHHTLWWAQFHGGLDYAVYVTTATEWDGSLSGARPREAISWGKIKEVARNVVVYADVTLVLPLIAYAALYM
- a CDS encoding histidyl-tRNA synthetase (COGs: COG0124 Histidyl-tRNA synthetase~InterPro IPR002314:IPR004154:IPR006195:IPR015807~KEGG: sai:Saci_0663 histidyl-tRNA synthetase~PFAM: tRNA synthetase class II (G H P and S); Anticodon-binding domain protein~PRIAM: Histidine--tRNA ligase~SPTR: Q4JAY2 Histidyl-tRNA synthetase~TIGRFAM: histidyl-tRNA synthetase~PFAM: Anticodon binding domain; tRNA synthetase class II core domain (G, H, P, S and T)~TIGRFAM: histidyl-tRNA synthetase), whose protein sequence is MKELIEPLRGFRDYIPPDSDIITWICDSFKIIVKRFGYKEIKTPTLENFKLFALKSGEEIRESMFVFKDKAEREVALRPEVTPSVIRVYLRELRNIPKPLRLFYIANVFRYDEPQFGRYREFTQAGVEILGADGLNYDVELIEILEEFYDSIGIKERMYKVNNVAIFRELAKRARLNEDEIERMFHFLDKGRFNDVINIFKEKGAVKEAQVIEYLYRERQRDITAIINMLEGYNEYKEIQKHVETLMRYIDMGKAIGAKIYVDPAFARGIAYYTGIIFEVMVPNMSISIAGGGRYDNLTTVYGGEELSSTGFAIGVERTFLALRNNIEIDLGYPKTLVLLLSNDIEGFTKMYNVVKMLRRQGISIQFEVLESAQRLSRWLEYASKQGFNYVIIVGRKEMEKNVVVIRDMKKWTQEEVPLDMLREFLVKK